In Arcobacter ellisii, a genomic segment contains:
- a CDS encoding RNA polymerase factor sigma-54, which yields MANTLSISTTQKQNLNLSLKLWLPMLQTSIQDLESYLTNLSYENPFLEVKKPKEFYNNFTSNGTSGEFIESLAFYTNSLNDKLSEQIEDDTLFPTPNSKKVALEILCDIDENGYFDGDIEKIADTCNVYKEYVESIRQRFSRLEPSGVGALNIEESFLFQLDSMDKDIDDELYNFTKKIIKDIAHIDKYATHHRFNDAKDIIKYFNNPPAIDYINDNVQVIPDFFVEINEDIDIRINNSYYPDIKVKNPFNTKNENIKEKLKEAKDLVNLLNLRKATLYKIVLIIVEKQISFFVGGELKPFSMQEIATELGFAESTISRAVSNKYIECNLGTFPLKFFFTNAVDKDLSSSQIKSYIKSLVDYENKDEPLTDETILEFIEEKFGLKMVRRTITKYRKILDIPSSKERKKLYKVENL from the coding sequence ATGGCAAACACATTATCTATATCAACAACACAAAAACAAAATCTAAACCTTTCGTTAAAGTTATGGCTTCCAATGCTACAAACTTCGATACAAGATTTAGAATCATACCTTACTAATTTATCGTATGAAAATCCATTTTTGGAAGTAAAAAAACCAAAAGAGTTTTATAACAATTTTACCTCAAATGGAACAAGTGGTGAGTTTATTGAATCACTTGCATTTTATACAAATTCATTAAATGATAAATTGAGTGAGCAAATAGAAGATGATACACTATTTCCTACACCAAATTCAAAAAAAGTTGCACTTGAAATTTTGTGTGATATTGATGAAAATGGTTACTTTGATGGAGATATTGAAAAAATTGCCGACACATGTAATGTATATAAAGAGTATGTTGAATCAATTCGACAAAGATTTTCAAGATTAGAACCAAGTGGAGTTGGTGCACTTAATATCGAAGAATCGTTTTTATTTCAATTGGATTCAATGGATAAAGATATTGATGATGAATTATATAATTTCACCAAAAAAATTATCAAAGATATAGCTCATATTGATAAATATGCAACACATCATAGATTTAATGATGCAAAAGATATTATTAAATATTTTAATAATCCCCCTGCAATTGATTATATAAATGATAACGTTCAAGTAATTCCTGATTTTTTTGTTGAGATAAATGAGGATATTGATATTAGAATCAATAACTCATACTATCCAGATATCAAAGTAAAAAATCCTTTTAATACAAAAAATGAAAATATAAAAGAGAAACTAAAAGAGGCAAAAGATTTAGTGAATCTATTAAATCTTAGAAAAGCAACTTTATATAAAATTGTTTTAATTATCGTAGAAAAACAAATCTCATTTTTTGTAGGAGGAGAGTTAAAACCTTTTTCTATGCAAGAGATTGCAACAGAGTTAGGTTTTGCAGAATCTACAATTAGTAGAGCTGTTTCAAACAAATATATTGAGTGTAACTTAGGAACTTTTCCTTTAAAATTCTTTTTTACAAATGCTGTTGATAAAGATTTATCATCATCTCAAATAAAAAGTTATATAAAAAGTTTGGTTGATTATGAAAATAAAGATGAACCTTTAACTGATGAAACTATCTTAGAATTTATTGAAGAAAAATTTGGTCTAAAAATGGTTAGAAGAACTATTACTAAATATAGAAAAATATTAGATATTCCATCTTCTAAAGAACGAAAGAAACTCTACAAGGTAGAAAATTTATAA